The Paenibacillus sp. G2S3 region CATATGAAGGGCGTACTGAATCGCAATGAACGTCTTATCACGTATATCGCCGGAGACTACGGAGAAACCGCAGTAGTAAAGGTAGGCGCGATGAACGTCAGCAGCATCGGGTATACGGATGCTAACGCTACCGAGTGGCAAATTGGCGATGATCTAGCCTATTTCGAGTTCGGCTCCACTGTAGTACTGCTTATGGAGAGCGGTACTTTTACCCCGAGACCCAAGCTTGAGGTCAACACGAAGGTAAAGATGGGGGAATTGCTGGGGACGCTACATCGGCCGCTTTAGTAAAGCTACGATATAACAAAACAAGGGTATCCCTAACCGATTGAAAATCGGCGCCGGGATACCCTTGTTTTGTTTATTTCACTTTAGAGCTTGTTACGCTAGCATAGTAATCCAGTACATTGTTGATGATCACAGCTGCTTCAGCTCTTGAGGCCGAAGCTGTCGGATCCATTTTTCCACCGCTGCCTCCATTTACAATACCAAGATCTTTGAAGGCATAGACCGCTTCTTTAGCATAACCCGCAATAGAAGCATCATCTGGGAAGTCATGGTTAGTCGGTTGCGGCAATTCAACATTCAGTTTCTTCAATGCATTGAATAGAATTACACACAGGTCCTGACGGCTAATGCTGCTATTAGGAGCAAACATGCCATTACCGATACCATTGATCAGTTGATTAGAAGTCCCAATCTCAACATAGTTTTTATACCAAGCATCTTTCAGAACGTCAGTAAACTGCTTTTGATTCTCGCCCATGCTGAAGTTGAAGCTTTTTACTACCATGGCAACAAACTCGGCACGGTTTACCTTCCCACTTGGATCAAAGCTTCCGTCTGTGCGTCCGCCGATAATATTTCTCTCCACCAGCGCTGCAATCGCTGATTCTGCCCAGCTAGGAATTAGAGTAGCATCTTTAAACTTATTCTTAAGCTCTTGTCTGATTAGCTCCGGTGTCTTCGTTTTTCCATCTGTTTTTGGAGGCTGAGGCTGCTGTTCTCCAGGTTTTACGACTTCTCCAGGAATGGATGGTACTGAAGGTACTGCTGGGTTAGTCGGTGTTGGTGTGCTTGGTTGATTGCCATCTCCACCTGTTCCGCCGCTGTAAGGTTTAACGATCACAGAGATCTGCACCTTCAGGCCAAGCGGATTAGCTATACCCTCCGGCAAGATCAGCTCCCCCTTGATGGTGTACGTTCCTTCCTTATTACCGTTATAGCCTTCCTTGTTCCACTGAACAGAAACGACCTTATTCATCCCGGTATTCAGGGTTACTGATACTGAAGCTGGTAGCTCCAGCGCGTCAAAACCAGTGCCATAAGCAACGCTCTTACTTGCTAGCGCTTGCACTTCCGTGATTTCCGGTATCGTAATAACCTCTGGCAGCACTTCGATCGTAATGGATGCCTTTAGATCCTTTGGATTGCTGATACCTTCCACAGGTACTAGCGCTCCTTTCAGGATAAAAGCCCCTTGCTTATCGCCATTGTAACCGTCACTATTCCAATCGATGGATATCGCCTTTGTCTCACCGTTGTTCAAAGTAGCTATTACAGATGATGGTAGCTTCAATCCATTAAATGGAGTGCCGAATGGAACACTCTTACTTTCCAAATCCTGCACTGTGACAATCTCAGCGACACGAATCACTTCCGGCCTTACCTGAATGGTGATGGAGGCTTTCAGATCATTCGGGTTAACCATTCCTTCTTCAAGGACTATAACACCGTTCAGTACGTAAGATCCTTCTACATTGCCGTTATAACCCACAGGGCTCCATTTAACAACAAGTTCCTTCTGCTCATACGTATCAAGCGTTACTGTAGCTGAAGACGGCAATTCCAACTTATCAAAAGCGGTGCCAAATTCAACATTTTTGCCCTCCAGCTTCTCAACCTTAGTAATCTGGATAGGTTTAGTACCTTCTGGCAGTACAACCACTGTAATAGAAACAGTTTGATGGGTACTATTCAACACACCCTCAGGAAGCTCAAAGCTACCTGCCAGCGTATAAATCCCCGCTTTTCCACCGTTGAAATCTTTACTATCCCATTGTACAGGCAAGTGAATTACCCTTTTGTTGCCCAATGTAGCTTCCACTGTAGCTGGTAAATTCAATTCTCCTGCAACAGTTCCGAACGGCACACTCAGCAGCTGCGGCTGAACAATCGATATAATTTCTTTAGCATGGGTATCTTCTGTCCATTTGGCATAATACACCGTGCTTATGTTCATTACCGTGTCTACTGTTAATGCATTACCGGTCCCTTCTTTATTATCAAACCAGCCAGCAAAAATGTAGCCTTCACGTTCCGGTACCCGAGGTAAGGTGCTTATTGCTTCACCTTTAAATGCGGTTACCTTAGTAGGCGCCGGTGCGTCCAGATAATTCTGATCGAAGGTGACTTCAATCGGATCAGCATAAATGAGTTCAACATATTGTAAATTTGCATTTAATCCGTTAAAAATCATATACACATTTTGTTTTCCAGTCACTTTGGTTCTGTCTAGGAAGGTTTCCGCTGTCAAATAATGATCAATGTAAGAATTTCCAGATGTTTGCTTGGTGCTTGCCATTCCATAATTCCCCCAAGCAGCGCCTGCCTTCTGAGCAAAACTAATGCTTGCAAATTCATTACCGAGTTCGAAAGTACCCCCGCCACTGTAAGCATCAGCATATGCTTTTCCTTGTGTAGTAGCTCGTTTGACTGGTTTACCCGTATTGTCAGCCTCTGTATAGAATTTAAAAGATGGAGACGATCCGCCTTCACGGGCATATTGCACTCTTACTTCCACAAGATTAGTCAAGTCAACCTGACCAAAATAAACAAGGTCATTAGAATTGACATAGCTCATGGCGTCCGTACCACTTTCGAATCTGAACTGGGTATTCGTTGCATAAATCCACGGTGCATTATAAGGGTAAATTCTAATACCATTCTCTATTTTCAGCGTTTCTTTCGGAGCAATATTGATTGGCATAGACGATATGCTCAAATCTGTTATAGCCGCTTTTAAGGAAGCTATGGCTTCTGCAACAACCTCGTCGTTAATCGGCTCAGCAAGAACAGCCTTAACCTCATCCAGCACAGCGTTGAATTTGAGCTTTTTGTAAGCTGTGTATGCATTCATATCGATATTTTGAGCAGCCTTGATATCCGCATCTAACACCGATGTGTCTACATTGTCCTGCTTCAGCTGGAAGGTTAGCCAGTTCAGGTCAATACCAGCACTCTCAAATACAATTCTAAGGGTATGCTCACCCGCCGACAGCTGAATATCAGGGATTCTGAAGGTTTTCCATACCCCTTTAGTCGTGGTGAGGTCGAAGGTACCCAGTAGCTTATCGCCATCATAGATGCCAAAGGACATTTGGGCGACATCCGATTGGCTAGAGCGAATTCGTGATGTGACTTTGTACATGCCTTCTTTCTCTACATTTACCTTATAGGAGATGGCTTCTCCCTTACTTGTGTTGGTGTAGCATAATCCGCCGTCTACATCATTACTGCTTACTGGCGTGATTATCGGAGTAATGGAGGCAAATTCCGTCTCAGCTACCTTCAATTTAGTATTTTTCCCAATCTTCTTTACTGCCAAAGCTACATCACTGTTGATTCTGACATAATCAAAATCAACAACAAATGGATCTGTGAGATTCTGACTTCCATTAGATGCAAGTAATCCAAACTTCGGATTGGCATAATTCGCAGTTGTACTGCCAAGTGAAATATATTCCTTGCCGTCAGCGCTGACATAACCGGAATAGCTATTGCCTATTTTTTTCAAACGTAAATACAGCTCTTTCTTTTCTCCAAAAATACTGGTGAGCTGACTGGCAGACAGTTGTCCGATGGTAACAGGCTCCGTACCTCCGGTTTCTTTGGTCATACCGATGATCTTGCCGCTACTGTATTCATACTTCACCCAGATATAGTTATTGTTATCCTGTGAAGCCGTGATGCCGACGCCGTTATAATTTTGATTTGGCGCTTTGCTCATATTAATTTTCACTGTTGCTTCCCAGTTGCCGAAGGCCTCCTGCTGGAAATAGTTCTTCAAATCTGCATGATCACTCCAGAAGTCACCTCTTTCAGCGATGATTCTCAAATTGCCGAGAGCGGTGCTCAAAGACCAATTTTTGTTGTTTTCTGTATTGGTAGCAGTCTCTTTATTAATCGTCCAGAAGTTGCTTAGATTTGTACTATCGAACTCATCACTCTGTGGTGTCGTACCAAACTGTATCACATAGGAATTCGCCTGATCGGAGCTGATACATTTGATCGTCACTCTTTTATTGATGAGATCTACGTTGGCCGTCGCTTTTACACCATCATTCGTTTCAAACGTAACTTCAGGCAAAGTAGCCCCGTTACTGAGACCTACATCATAACTGAACCTAGTCTGTGCAAACCCCTCAAGCGGCTTACCATCAATAGAGATATTCTTTAAATAAGCATAGGTCGGATTCTCAAAAATAGGTTCCAAACCTTCCTCCGAAGAGAAAATAACCTTGTAGATCCGTTTCTCTCCTCCGGCCGAAGCAGTAATTACAGCAGCCGGTCTATCTTTATCCGCTTGTCGTATACTTACGTCTACACCAGCTATCGCCGTAGCTTTGACTTCAGGATAGCTGCTAGTTTCAGTCGTTTCACCAAAGGCTTTATAGTCGAGTTTCAATGGATTAAATATTTTAATCTTTTTGCCGCCAACCGTAATATCAGAGAGCTGTGGATCTCCTGATTTGTCCGTATTCACCCGGAACCAATCTCTTCCCGGCGTATAATTGACCACATAATCAATCTTTGCCGTTCTTGCAAAGGCTGGAGATTTCATCAAAAAGCTCGTAATATTCTTGGCAGAACGCTGCAATTCTCCCAAGGTCAGACTGCCGTTAGCAAGCGATGTCATCGTATTAAAGGTACTGTTATTCCGATTCTTATGCGTTTCTGCATAATCGTTCGGAATTACCATGTAAAGGTCATTTTGGGCACGGACCATGGCTTTGCCGTTGGTTTCATCATAACGATTGGTAGTGGCATAGAAGCCCTGATCCTCACTCATCTTCGCCCACCAGTCTGTCATGACAATCCCGTCAAAGCCCCACTCTCCGCGGAGGATGGTCGTATTCAGATCATAGTTACTGGAAGCCCAAGTTCCGTTTACCGGACCATAGGACGTCATCACTGAGCGCGCCTTTCCACTCTTCACTGCCATTTCATAACCTTTCAAATAAATCTCGCGAAGCGCTCTTTCAGAGACAAGTGCATTCACAAGATGTCTATCCGTTTCCTGATTGTTCGCTGCGAAATGCTTAATAGTAGGCGATGTACCGTTCTTCTGAAGACCTCTTGTCTGCGCAGCAGCCATGATGCCTGTCAGTAACGGATCCTCTGAAAAATACTCAAAGTTTCTTCCGTTCAGGGGACTTCTGTGGATATTGATTCCCGGTCCAAGCAGCGTGTCGATATTGTTAATCAGCATTTCTTTACCGAGAAGATCAAACAATCTTTCATTCAGCTCGGTGTTCCACGTACAGGCAAGCATCGTCCCGTTCGGGATACTGGTCGCCTTCTCTGCATTGGTCTCCATCCGGATTCCTGAAGGACCGTCGGCAGCACTGTCGATAGGGAGTCCGAATTTCAGCAGATTTTTAGTGACACCACCAAAAGCCGCAGCGGTACCGGCAGTAACTTTAGGGCTAGACATTCCTTCCCCTAAAATAATGGCCCCCAAATCGTTATTGGACAATTGTGCAATGAACTGATCCATAGTCACTTTTTGATTGTATACATCCAATAAGGTATAACCCTTGTCCCCAGTTTGTGCAATGGACGCAGGGAGATTTTGCTTGATTCTTTCATCCAAGTCGGTAGTCCGTGTCGGTACCTTTTCAGTGACGGTCGTAAAAGTACCATTTTCATTCGGTTGTCCTGGTTTGATACGATCAAATTCCTTAGTTGGCGCGAGCGCTTCCTGCAGGGTTTCTACAACCTTCAAAGCATTAAGGCTGTATACTCCTTGCTTTTCGCTGTCACTTACACTGTTGCCTACGTAAATATTATAGTCACCAGCTTCTAGGACATAAGATGAATCATGACCTGTAATTCCACTATCATCATATGAGGCCATATCTTTGGTGTCATACGTGATGGTGATCGACTGTGATTCCCCAGGCTGTAACAGCCGGGTCTTAGCAAAAGCAGCAAGCTCCTTGGCCGGCTTGCCAAGTTTACCTTGTGGTGCACCGTAATAAATCTGTACAACTTCTTTGCCTTCCACCTTACCAGTATTCTGAACAGTTACAGTCACTGCAACCTCATTCTCACCAGCTTTGACATTATCAGTCGTGATCTTGAAATTGGTATAGGACAGTCCGTACCCAAATGGATAGAGCACCTTATCCGGAGCAAAGGTCTCAAAATAGCGGTAGCCTACATAAATATCCTCACTATAAGAATTCTCAGTTTTGCTGCCAAAATGTGCAGTAGAAGGATAGTCAGCAAGTGTAGCTGCAATCGTGTCGCTCAATTTACCGCTTGGCGTAACGTCTCCGGTCAGTACGTCGGCTACAGCGCTACCGCCTTCCATCCCCCCTTGCCATGTGTACAAAATAGCAGCTTTGGGATAGTTTTTAGCCCATGACATATCGATAACGTTGGCTACGTTCAATACGATGGCCACACGGTCGAATTTGGCATAGACCCGGTTAAGCATGTCTACTTCAAGGTCTGTCAGCTTATAGGCACCCTTGACGTCCGTATTATCCTTATCTTCACCGGCTGTTCTACCGATGATGACCACAGCTGTATCCGTTTTTGCTTTTGCTGCATCCACAATTTCATCGGTTAAAGGCATTTCTGCCTGTGACCACGGCTCTGCTGCCCAGCCACCACCGCCATTGTTGAAAGGATTCTTTTTGATCCAGTCGGCATAAACCTTCGCCAGATCTTCATTTAACTTGAGACTGGGATTGTTCCGAAGACCTTCCAGAATCCCATTCACATAATCTACCCTTACCGCACCGCCAGATCCTGTGCCTGACTTGTAATAATGCGCTTGTATGCGGCCAAATACCGATACATTTTCACTCTTCTTGATAGGAAGCACTTGTTCATTCTCATTTACTTGTGATCCTGCTGGTTTATACTCCGGATTTTGCAGCATCACAATACCTTCAGCGGCCACTTCTCTGGACACATCCGCTAATCCCGGGAGAACCTTAGCCAAAACGGGAGAACTGGTACTAGGCGTTATGATTGAGGTTATCAGAATGCAGCAGAATAATATTTTAAGTAAGCGATTACAATTTTTCCTCATACTTATCACCATTCCTTTCGATTAAGGCACAGCTTAGGATAATGGGTCATCGTAAAGAGCGAGATTTCAATTAAAAAACCGATGGGATGAATTTACTTTCAGGAAGGAGTTATTCTCTAAGAGCGCTAGCCGCTGTGGAGTAAGGCTTGTTCAAGTATCAAGTGTGTTACTGATTAAATCTAAACCGGTTTAGATTTTTTGCATAATTCCCCTAACTCATACCTACAAAATAAAGAGTGCGAAAATGTTCATTAATTCCTCCTTTACTTTTTAAACTTACATTGAATACTATCATCAGAAATATCATCCTAACATAGAAAATCCTCATAGATTTATTGAATATACTCATGTATCACAGAACTATATTAAAATAGCAGGGAGAATCAGCATCGCTCAATGCCAATTCTCCCTGCTATAAAAAAACCAAATGCAAGTTCGCGGACTTTCTTTCAAGTAGAATTATTTTGCAGATAAAAGACTCTCAGTAATGTAATTTAACTGCGCTTCAAGCGTAACGGGATCGCTATATGTATCAGCGGTTGGGTCCAGTTGGAATACGTTGCCTGCTTTTACGGCAGGAAGGTGCTTCCATAAGGGGTTGTCATAGACAATTTTCGGATCGCTCGTATCGCCAGCCCATGGGCATGTGAATACAATATCGCCAGCAAATTGAGGTAGCTTCTCAAGGGAGATTGTTGCCCAACCAGTGCCGCTGTCTATAGCTTCTTTCTGCGCTTCAGGAGGTGCTTTCAGACCAAATTCATTATAAATAATTTCTCCACCGCGCCCGTAGCTGTGACCGAATACGAATAGTCCACCGGAAAACGGATTTAGGATAGAAACGGTTTTGTCACCTACAGCTGCTAACACCTTAGGCTTCAATTCGTTGATTTTTTTGTTCCATTGTTCCACCCAAGCTTTAGCTTCGACTTCTTTCCCCGTTAATGTACCGAAATCAAGCATTTGATCTCTGATAGTTTTTGCACCGTATTGAATGGCTACTACTGGCGCTATTTCGGCCAGCTTGTCGAGTCCTTCCATTCCGGAGAATGCAACAATAAGATCAGGGTTCAGCTCTAAAATGTGTTCAAGAGATGGTTCATCCCCAAGGCCTTGAACGCCTTCCAGCATTCCTTCAAAGTAGGGACTGTTTAAGACACCATTCATAACACCAACCGGTTTGATACCTAACGCCAAGAAGTATCCAGTGTCGAAGGAGGTTAAATCGACAATCCGTTTCGGATGTCTGGGTACTTGAATATCTCCGTTACTTGCTTGATATGTAACCATGTCCACTTCGCTGGATGAGTCATTGCTATTTGATGAAGATACAGCACTCTCTGTCCCATCTACTGAGGAGGTGGTATGCTCAACTGCTTGTCCGCAAGCTGCGAGAAGTAACATAACAACCAAAATAAACACAAGGAACAGATAAGTTCTTGTTGATTTAAACAAAATAATTCCACTCCAATCGACATATTATATAATAATGATATTGATAATCATTATCAATTGAATTATATAGTATTATTCTAGTATTGGCAATGGATAATACGTTGACATCTACTGTATTACCTTTTGGACACCTATTATCTGAAGATTGAAAGTTATAAGGTAACAAAAACCCCCTTTCGCTTAAAAACACACTAACAATAAAAGGACAGCCCCCCGGCTGTCCCTTAATCTCTTCAAGTCATATCTACTCTTTACACCTGTTACGCTTATTACACATGACCCTGCTTAGCAACATCAAGCGCCTTGGCGGCAACCTGTTCCGGATCTCCTAAATAAAAGCGGCTAATTGGATTAATGTTCTCATCCAGTTTGTACACTAAGGGTACTCCTGTAGGAATATTGAGCTCCAGCAGTGCCGCCTCATCAATATCCTCCATAAATTTAATCAACGCTCGCAGCGTATTGCCATGGGCTGAAATGAGCACCCGTTCCTTTTTACGTACAAGGGGGACAATGCGGTTTCTCCAGAAATCACCCACACGATGAACAGTATCCTCCAGACTCTCACCACGCGGGATATCCTCCGGACGAACACTGCTGTAGCGAATATCGTTTCTGGCATACCGAGGATCATTAAGCTCCAGCAGTGGAGGCCGAACCGATAAACTCCGACGCCAGAGATGCAGCTGTTCTTCACCGTACTTTATGGCCGTTTCACTTTTGCTAAGTCCCTGAAGTGCGCCATAATGCCGTTCGTTCAGTTTCCAGGACTTTTGCACAGGAATCCACAGCAGATCCATTTCATCTAGAACATAATTGAGTGTTTTGATCGATCGTTTAAGTACCGAAGCAAAAGCCAAATCAAACGTATATCCTGCATCCTTCAACAGCTTGCCAGCAGCCTTGGCCTCTTGGATACCCTTCTCGGTTAAATCTGGGTCACTCCAGCCCGTAAATAAATTCTGCACATTGTACTGGCTTTCACCATGACGTATAAGCACGATTTCGTACATTTCCTCTCTCCTCCCACCTATAGCTCTGGAAATCTGTCACGTATAATTTCTGCGCTCCATTACTTGAATAATACTCTTTTTAGTAATAACCCATTCGCTAAAATAAATATCGACAGCTAGCCCATCATTGGACTTTTAAACGGTGATAATCTTTAGTATGGGCTTTTTTTCACCAATTGAATGTAAGATATGCAACAGAATGCAAAATTACCCTTACAGGAATTTATTCTATTGTATCAAAATAACGCGAAGGACGATAAACCCTTCAGTTTGCCAAGCATAAAGTATGGTGTGAAACTTATACTTTCTTATATTTCAAAAAAACCGGAAGCCTGTTGGCCCCGGTGATTTAAAGTCTTTGGTCATATCCAGCGATTATGTTTAGAACCAGCTATCTATGGCAAAAGCACTCGACTGTTTTAATCGTTTTAAACGGTTTCTAAAAATCCTTGCGCCTCCACTTTTACAATCTGTGTTGCAGATTCGGCGTCTGTTCATCATTCCATGCGTCTCCCCTTCCAAGAAGTTATGTAAATCCTCTGTAAACTAAACTGCAAAGTATTTACCCTTGGATGAAATAACTGAAACAAGGAATTAAATCAGCGGATCTCAGATGGACTTTTTCCGGTATACTGCTTAAACTGGCGGCTGAAAAAGAAAATGTCACGGTATCCAAGCGCATCCGCTACTTCAGTAACATTCATTCCCGCGTAAAGCAGCAAATGCTGAGCACGCTCAATCCTCGCTCGAATGACATAAGATTGAACGGAAGAGCCTGTAAGCTCCTTAAACTTAATTGAAAAATACCGCGGCGACAGCCCTGCACGTGCAGCAAGATCCTCTACGCGATGCGAAATCCCGGGATGCTGGCTTACATAGTTCGCTATTTCGTGAATTATCTCTGTTAAATGGTTGCTGGCATAACGTTCTACAGGCTTCACACGGTCCTCCCTAAGCAGATGAATCATTAGTTGCTTTAGAACAAGCTGCCCTTCTTCCTCAGCCGCGAACGTATCCACTAGGAATAGCCGGACGTAACGAGCAAGCAAATGCTCAAATTCAACCGTCTCTGCAAGTACGCGATAGGGCAGCGGAATATCCGTCACCTCTCCGGTGACATCAAAATGAATATATGTAAGAACAAGCGGCTTTTGCGGATTATGAGTAGCACTTGTATGGTCACCCGGACGGAACAAGAAGCAGCTTCCCTTGCCCACTTGGAAGGGTTCCCCGTTACGTATAACCGTTCCTTCCCCGCTCCATACATAGAATAAATCATAATTTTGCAGCGACTTCTCTCTTTTTTGCCATTTCCAGCTTGGTTCGCACACAATCTTCGCCAAGGCAGGTAATATAACAAAAGAGGACGGCGATGCGTGCAGCATAACGTTCCCTCCTAAAAGTTTTGTTAGCATAATCTACTTGAGTTACTTCGCAAAACTCTCTTCGTAAGCATCCGCTTAGTTTTGTTAGCATAATCTACTTGAATCACTTCACAAAACTTGCTTCGTAAG contains the following coding sequences:
- a CDS encoding glycoside hydrolase family 3 N-terminal domain-containing protein translates to MSREVAAEGIVMLQNPEYKPAGSQVNENEQVLPIKKSENVSVFGRIQAHYYKSGTGSGGAVRVDYVNGILEGLRNNPSLKLNEDLAKVYADWIKKNPFNNGGGGWAAEPWSQAEMPLTDEIVDAAKAKTDTAVVIIGRTAGEDKDNTDVKGAYKLTDLEVDMLNRVYAKFDRVAIVLNVANVIDMSWAKNYPKAAILYTWQGGMEGGSAVADVLTGDVTPSGKLSDTIAATLADYPSTAHFGSKTENSYSEDIYVGYRYFETFAPDKVLYPFGYGLSYTNFKITTDNVKAGENEVAVTVTVQNTGKVEGKEVVQIYYGAPQGKLGKPAKELAAFAKTRLLQPGESQSITITYDTKDMASYDDSGITGHDSSYVLEAGDYNIYVGNSVSDSEKQGVYSLNALKVVETLQEALAPTKEFDRIKPGQPNENGTFTTVTEKVPTRTTDLDERIKQNLPASIAQTGDKGYTLLDVYNQKVTMDQFIAQLSNNDLGAIILGEGMSSPKVTAGTAAAFGGVTKNLLKFGLPIDSAADGPSGIRMETNAEKATSIPNGTMLACTWNTELNERLFDLLGKEMLINNIDTLLGPGINIHRSPLNGRNFEYFSEDPLLTGIMAAAQTRGLQKNGTSPTIKHFAANNQETDRHLVNALVSERALREIYLKGYEMAVKSGKARSVMTSYGPVNGTWASSNYDLNTTILRGEWGFDGIVMTDWWAKMSEDQGFYATTNRYDETNGKAMVRAQNDLYMVIPNDYAETHKNRNNSTFNTMTSLANGSLTLGELQRSAKNITSFLMKSPAFARTAKIDYVVNYTPGRDWFRVNTDKSGDPQLSDITVGGKKIKIFNPLKLDYKAFGETTETSSYPEVKATAIAGVDVSIRQADKDRPAAVITASAGGEKRIYKVIFSSEEGLEPIFENPTYAYLKNISIDGKPLEGFAQTRFSYDVGLSNGATLPEVTFETNDGVKATANVDLINKRVTIKCISSDQANSYVIQFGTTPQSDEFDSTNLSNFWTINKETATNTENNKNWSLSTALGNLRIIAERGDFWSDHADLKNYFQQEAFGNWEATVKINMSKAPNQNYNGVGITASQDNNNYIWVKYEYSSGKIIGMTKETGGTEPVTIGQLSASQLTSIFGEKKELYLRLKKIGNSYSGYVSADGKEYISLGSTTANYANPKFGLLASNGSQNLTDPFVVDFDYVRINSDVALAVKKIGKNTKLKVAETEFASITPIITPVSSNDVDGGLCYTNTSKGEAISYKVNVEKEGMYKVTSRIRSSQSDVAQMSFGIYDGDKLLGTFDLTTTKGVWKTFRIPDIQLSAGEHTLRIVFESAGIDLNWLTFQLKQDNVDTSVLDADIKAAQNIDMNAYTAYKKLKFNAVLDEVKAVLAEPINDEVVAEAIASLKAAITDLSISSMPINIAPKETLKIENGIRIYPYNAPWIYATNTQFRFESGTDAMSYVNSNDLVYFGQVDLTNLVEVRVQYAREGGSSPSFKFYTEADNTGKPVKRATTQGKAYADAYSGGGTFELGNEFASISFAQKAGAAWGNYGMASTKQTSGNSYIDHYLTAETFLDRTKVTGKQNVYMIFNGLNANLQYVELIYADPIEVTFDQNYLDAPAPTKVTAFKGEAISTLPRVPEREGYIFAGWFDNKEGTGNALTVDTVMNISTVYYAKWTEDTHAKEIISIVQPQLLSVPFGTVAGELNLPATVEATLGNKRVIHLPVQWDSKDFNGGKAGIYTLAGSFELPEGVLNSTHQTVSITVVVLPEGTKPIQITKVEKLEGKNVEFGTAFDKLELPSSATVTLDTYEQKELVVKWSPVGYNGNVEGSYVLNGVIVLEEGMVNPNDLKASITIQVRPEVIRVAEIVTVQDLESKSVPFGTPFNGLKLPSSVIATLNNGETKAISIDWNSDGYNGDKQGAFILKGALVPVEGISNPKDLKASITIEVLPEVITIPEITEVQALASKSVAYGTGFDALELPASVSVTLNTGMNKVVSVQWNKEGYNGNKEGTYTIKGELILPEGIANPLGLKVQISVIVKPYSGGTGGDGNQPSTPTPTNPAVPSVPSIPGEVVKPGEQQPQPPKTDGKTKTPELIRQELKNKFKDATLIPSWAESAIAALVERNIIGGRTDGSFDPSGKVNRAEFVAMVVKSFNFSMGENQKQFTDVLKDAWYKNYVEIGTSNQLINGIGNGMFAPNSSISRQDLCVILFNALKKLNVELPQPTNHDFPDDASIAGYAKEAVYAFKDLGIVNGGSGGKMDPTASASRAEAAVIINNVLDYYASVTSSKVK
- a CDS encoding ABC transporter substrate-binding protein encodes the protein MFKSTRTYLFLVFILVVMLLLAACGQAVEHTTSSVDGTESAVSSSNSNDSSSEVDMVTYQASNGDIQVPRHPKRIVDLTSFDTGYFLALGIKPVGVMNGVLNSPYFEGMLEGVQGLGDEPSLEHILELNPDLIVAFSGMEGLDKLAEIAPVVAIQYGAKTIRDQMLDFGTLTGKEVEAKAWVEQWNKKINELKPKVLAAVGDKTVSILNPFSGGLFVFGHSYGRGGEIIYNEFGLKAPPEAQKEAIDSGTGWATISLEKLPQFAGDIVFTCPWAGDTSDPKIVYDNPLWKHLPAVKAGNVFQLDPTADTYSDPVTLEAQLNYITESLLSAK
- the gpmA gene encoding 2,3-diphosphoglycerate-dependent phosphoglycerate mutase, translating into MYEIVLIRHGESQYNVQNLFTGWSDPDLTEKGIQEAKAAGKLLKDAGYTFDLAFASVLKRSIKTLNYVLDEMDLLWIPVQKSWKLNERHYGALQGLSKSETAIKYGEEQLHLWRRSLSVRPPLLELNDPRYARNDIRYSSVRPEDIPRGESLEDTVHRVGDFWRNRIVPLVRKKERVLISAHGNTLRALIKFMEDIDEAALLELNIPTGVPLVYKLDENINPISRFYLGDPEQVAAKALDVAKQGHV
- a CDS encoding AraC family transcriptional regulator, producing MLHASPSSFVILPALAKIVCEPSWKWQKREKSLQNYDLFYVWSGEGTVIRNGEPFQVGKGSCFLFRPGDHTSATHNPQKPLVLTYIHFDVTGEVTDIPLPYRVLAETVEFEHLLARYVRLFLVDTFAAEEEGQLVLKQLMIHLLREDRVKPVERYASNHLTEIIHEIANYVSQHPGISHRVEDLAARAGLSPRYFSIKFKELTGSSVQSYVIRARIERAQHLLLYAGMNVTEVADALGYRDIFFFSRQFKQYTGKSPSEIR